TTTTGGATTAAAGCGGTTCAGCAAACGGAATTTTTGACCTTGTAGCCCAATTTCGCCTGTTGAGGAACGTTCGACTTTCTCATCATTAAAGAAACCGTAACGGGAAGAGTCTCTACCTGGGTAAAGTACTTTCTCGTAGTCTTTACTTGCGATGGAATCGAGTTTTACTAAGGAATAGAAGAAGCGCGTTTTGAACGATAAGTTGTCTAAGTCGTAACCAAACTTGTAGGCGTCGTCAGAGTCGGCGGTAAATGTACGCTCAACTTCAACATTGATGGTGCCAGATTTTGGATCGTACTCCCAGTGCGTAAGTCTTGGCTCTGCCGTTTCTTTAACATCGGTAGAGGTGTACCACGCATCGACGGAATCAACCGCTAGCGATTTGATTTCTGCGAAATCAGGGGTGAAATGGGAAGCGGTATTCCAAGTTGCGTCCGCGTCTTTGTTTAATTCTTCTTTGTTGGTACATTCATCGAAATCGTTTTCAGCACATCGGTATTGCTGGAATGTACCAGGAATTTTCAGAACAGGGGCTTGGTTAATGACGTCTGCGTAACGCGAACTCTTACCTGCTCGTATTGTATCGCGGTCGACTTCTTCAGCCACAATACCATTGGCATCGTCAAAGCGAAGTTTAACCAGTTTTGGTGTTCCTTGGAAAAAGCCACGTTGGCTTGTAGCGTAACGCGGTGTTGCCCCCGTTGAAGGCATATATAACCAAAGAGATTCGGTATCTAGAGATTGTGTTGTGATTTGCTCTTGAGCGCGAGCTACAGTTTCATAGGTGCGCTCTTCTGCGCCACACCCATAGAGAGCGATGCTCACCACAGATGCAATGGCCAGTTGCTTAAACATATTATTCACCTTGCAATATGATTAGTAGTTATAATTTAGTGTGATGTAATAGGTTGGTTTTTTTAGATCAAACAATGTACTTAGCGGGCTAGGGCCTCTATCAGGATCGTAATAAGTTGCGCTGTTGGTCATGCCAATAGCCGAACTGAACTGATCGGTGAATTGATACCCTATTTCTTCTGCGTGAGTGAGTTTTGGCGAATAGCTTGTGCCCCTATAACTCCAAGAAGTGGAACTATCAAACATGATATTGAAGAACCACTTGTTTGGTTTATAGTTAATGGACAGTGCATTGCTAAGCCTATACTCCTCTAAAGGTAAGGTGCCGACTGTAGTATATTTATGGAAGTTCTTACGTAATCGAGCGGCATCGATTATATTAAGTCCTTCTAAAATACCACCCAAATCGAAGGCCAAAATAACGTCACCTCGAATGGCGGATTGCAGATCTGTTTTTTTGGAAAGTTCTGAAACCGGAATAAGAGCACGTGCTCCAACAGACATCGCTATATAATCTGTTGGGTTCCATAGATCTTTCTTATTCGCTGTTAGCCAAACATCTTCCCAATAATCCCCTAGAAAAGCATCGTAACTGTGGTATCCGGAAAAGTTAGCTGTAAAGTTAATATCGGAACTGTAGTTATATATAATCGATGCCTTGGCAGACAAATTTCGTTCAGCAAGGTGGTGGCTATCTTTATAACCATTTCTGCTGTAATCCAGACCCAGCGAGAGTCCCCAAGTTTTTACTTGTTCGCTCGACGTGTCCGGTGCTGGTGTTTCTTCTGCTTGAAGGGGGGCTGACATTAATGCAAATGCAATAATGCAACTAATTGTACTGAGTTTCATGATATGCCCATTCCCTGTGTGGATCTTACTGTTCGTTTCCGCTCCATGCGTCACGAAGTGTTGGTATTACTATTCTAATTAGACTTATCAATAATAATCGACATGCGCTTTACAAGGTATTCCTATTTATAAAGTACCGTTTGGTTGAGCTTATGGTCTTATTAGATGAAACCAGTTAAAAGGACCTGATATTTTTAATACTTTGATATTCTTCTCTATATTGGGTTTAAGTTCTTATTTGCATGTAGTTTAGGGTCATATATGTTGGGTTTTGTTTATCATTTGGCGTATATGCCTAGTTTTGATGTGTGAGGCTATGACTGCAACACAAACGTTTTCGTCTGTGCAAATAATACGAATAGTATCAGTGAATTTATTTCAAAACATATTAGTCTGCCGTTACATTAGCCCATTCTAAATATGTAACCTGTTTAAAGTTTAATATCGGAGTTAGAACATATGAGCGTATGAATATGACTAAATAATAGGATTGCATCTTTCTAGTATATTTCAGTGATTTTCATCACTGGCATTTAAATCGATGACTGTAAAGCGGTCATGATCTAAACCATTGTTTTAGTGGATCCAGTACCACGGGAGCAAAGGGTTCAGGTGAGTGTCAGAATAGATTGAGAACATCCAAGCATGGTAATCAATTGATAGCAATTATCGTTTGCAAATGATAATCAATTGCAATAATGTTGGTGTCGACATAAAAAGGAGAAAGTCATGTCTCATCAATTTCCAGAATTACCCTATGGATATAGTGCCTTAGAACCATACATCGATGCTAAAACGATGGAAGTTCATTACAGTAAACACCACCGCACTTATTTCGATAAGTTTACGGCGGCTATCGCTGGCAGCGAGCTAGAAAGTCAATCTTTAACCGATATTTTTGCCAACATCAGTAAGCATTCTCCCGCGGTCAGAAATAATGGAGGCGGCTATTACAATCACATTCTATATTGGAACTGTATGTCTGCTTCGCCTCAATCTGAACCATCTGGCAAGTTGGCGTCTGAGATTGAGCGTACCTTTGGTGAGCTTGAAGCATTTAAACGACAGTTTAGCGATGCCGCAATCAATACCTTTGGCTCTGGGTTTGCTTGGTTAGTCGTTGTTGACGGCGAGTTACAAATCACTTCAACAAGCAACCAAGATAATCCTTTGATGGACGTTGCGGCCGTTAAGGGTACGCCTATTCTCGCGTTGGATGTGTGGGAGCATGCTTACTACATTAGCTACCAAAACCGCCGTCCTGACTATATAAACGCGTGGTGGCAAGTGGTGGACTGGAAAGCGGTCGAAGCGCACTATCAAGCAGCGCTATAATTGAATAGTAAAATGGCTGAATGCATAAGCAATCAGCCATTTTTATATCGAAGCGGAGACGTTGGAACCACTCGTTCAGGTTAAGCCACAACCTCTGTTGGCTCGCTTAGTGCTTCTAAATCGAAAGAAGCATTAATGAGTTTTTTGGTGTAGTCATGCTTAGGAAAGCGGAAGATGTTTTCGGCAGTACCTTCTTCCATTACTTGTCCTTTTTGCATCACCATAACTCGGTCAGATAGGGCCTTTACGACACTGAGATCATGACTGATAAACAAAAAGCCAATTTGACGGCGTTTTTGAATGTCCTTTAGAAGATCGATAACCGTCAATTGCACAGAACGATCTAACGCTGAGGTTGGCTCATCTAATAGCATAAAAGAGGGCTCAAGGATTAACGCGCGCGCAATGGCAATACGTTGACGTTGGCCGCCTGAAAACTCATGAGGGTATCGGTTGATAGAACTCGGCTCTAAACGCACTTCTTCTAACGCGACACGTGCTCTTTGTAGTCTTTCCTGTTTACTCAGGTGAGGTTGATGAACAGTGAGACCTTCAGTAATGATATCGCCTACGGTCATTCTTGGTGAAAGGGAACCATAAGGGTCTTGAAACACCATTTGTATGTCTTTTTTAAGGGTAAACCGCTCTTTATTCGACAAAGTAGCCAGGTCTTGCCCTTTAAACTGGATGTTGCCACTGGATGGCAATAAGCCGATTAACGCTCGACCCAGTGTGGATTTCCCAGAGCCAGATTCACCGACAATACCCAAAGTTTCACCTTGTTTTAAGTCGAGTGAAATGCCTTTTACGGCCTCAAAGTGTACGGCTTTTTTGTGCAAAAATGCAGGCTTGATTAAGAACTTAACGCGAATGTCCTGTGCGGATAATAACGGTTTGTCAGTAGTGACTGCAGGGTCTTTACCGCCTTTCGGAATTGAGTTAATCAACATCTCAGTATATTCATGCTGAGGGGCCGAGAATAGAGCTTGAGTCTCCCCGGTTTCCACTACATCGCCTTTACACATAACGATGACGCGGTCGGCAAAGTGTTTTACCACACTTAAGTCATGAGTGATAAATAGAATGGCCATGCCCATTTTTTGTTGTATTTCTTTGATGAGATTGAGAACCTCACCTTGTACCGTTACGTCTAACGCCGTAGTCGGTTCGTCAGCGACCAGAATATCGGGTTCATTCATTAACGCCATGGCGATCATGATACGTTGCAACTGGCCGCCAGAAAATTCATGCGGGTATTTCGTATAGGCTTGTTCAGGTTCCGGTAAATGCACTAAATCAAACAATTCAAGCACGCGTTTTTTTGCTTGTGAATTAGACACTTTTTTATGACAAGTTAATGCTTCAGCAACTTGAACACCAACGCGCATATAGGGATTCAATGACGTCATCGGTTCTTGGAATATCATACCAATGCGATTGCCACGAAAATCTCGCATTTTGTTCTCAGGAAGATCAAGCAAAGAGGTGTCGTTAAAGTGAACTGACGAGCGCTCGGATACGATGGCATTATGCGGTAACAGACGCATTACCGCACTGGTAGAGACTGATTTACCTGACCCCGATTCACCAACAATTGCCAGTGTTTCGCCTTTATTCAGAGTGAAATTAACGTTTTTTACAGCATCAACTTGTCCATCGTTGGTAGAAAACGAAATCGACAAATCCTTTACAGTCAATATAGGAGACATGAATAACCTTATGAATTAGTTGAGTCTAAGAGACGGCTCAATGGGGCTGGTGTGTTGTAATTGATAAAAATGGTGGTGTGCTTTTTGAATGTTTTCCATTTCAAGCATCCAACTTGCCGATCTTTGTGCGGCGCAGAAGGCGGCAAGATGACGGAAAAGATCTTCGCAGTGTTTGTGCAGTACGTTTTGGAGTGCTTTTAGTAAGTCTGCTGATTCTAACGTCAGAAATTGGAAGTACGCATAGGTTTGGTTGAGCAGTTCGAATGCTTCCTTGCGTTTGCCTAGATTGTTTAGGATTTCTGACTGATTCACTGTCGCCGTCCGAAAACCATCTAACAAACAGGCTAGCTGACAGGGTTTTGTGTTGTTACACATAACGGCGATTTGAATATTATCGGGTAGGCTGGATAGCACATCATCATACAGGTGATAAGCTTCAGGCCAGTGGCCTTGTTGGTTAAGCTCTTCCGCTTTTAAGTAATGAGACCAGCACTGTTCGATATCCATTTAAACTACCTGTTCGTTCGAAGAATACGTAATTTAAATGAAATAGACTATCAATTGCAAATAATTATCATTTATATTTGTGTTTTTTGAGCAATTTCATCCTGCCTTTCCAAAATTCGCTGTAGTTTAGGTCTACTAATCTTAAGAATTTCACAGGCTTTGCCTTTGTGGCCATCTACATTTTTGAGGACGCTATTAACATGATTGTATTCAATGTCTTGTAAGCTTAGGTTTGAAGCATCAGCATTTGAGTTTAATGGCTCTTTCTCTTCTATTCGTAAAGAATCAAATAGCTCAGCTGTTAATGTATCGCCAGGGCATAAAGCAACGGCTTTGGTGAGTGTATTTTCAAGCTCTCGTACGTTACCTGGCCAGTGATAATCGCAGAGCTTTTTCATGGCGTCTAATGAGACTTTAGATACTTGTGTCCCCAGCTCTTTGTTTGCACGAGAAAGCAGTGCAGGAATTAAGTCTTCTAGATCTTCTTTACGTTCTCTAAGTGGAGGAATATGAACCTGAACCACCTGAAGACGGTAAAATAAATCTTCTCGAAAAGCTTTGTCTACAATGGCTTGCTCTAGATTGACGTTGGTAGCCGAAATGATGCGAGCACTGGATGTATGTGGGATTTTACTTCCAAGGGGTGTGAATTCCTTTTCCTGCAATACTCGCAATAATTTGGCTTGGATTTGCGGTGCAAGCTCTCCGACTTCGTCTAGAAATAAAGTGCCATCGCTGGCTAACTCAAATTTTCCTACTTGATCAGAGAGGGCGCCAGTAAACGCTCCTTTCTTGTGACCGAACATTTCAGATTCAAGTAAGTTTTCTACCAGCGCGGCACAGTTAATCGCAACAAATGGTGCGGTTTTAGGTCGGCCTGCGTTATGAATGGCGCGAGCGACCATTTCTTTACCTGTGCCAGATTCACCAGTGATCATAATGGACGCGTTAGTCAGTGCAACTCGGCCAATCGTTTTGTAAATCTCTTTCATCGCATGGGAAGACCCGACCATGGAGTGGCCAAAAGTATCGGGAATTGAAATGCCTTCTTGCGCATTGGTTGCTTGATATTCCAATGCAGTGTTGACCGCATCGTCTAGCTCGTCAATGTCGATCGGTTTATGGATGTATTCATCCGCCCCTTGTTGCATTGCGGCGATGGTGCTATCCATGTCATGAAAAGCGGTGATCATGATAATGCGGCAATCCTTACAGCATTGTTTAAACTCAGGAATGCCTTCCAAACCAGATTTTCCTTCCATACGGATGTCTAAGATGATGACATCTGGTTGAAAATTACGGGCGAGTTCAACACCATCATCTACGCAATTTGCAACTTCAACTTGATGAGACATTGATTGAAAGTGCAATTGCAAAGTACGGCTGATGCCATGATCGTCATCTACGATTAACAACTTGCTCATAGAGAAATAACTTCCTGTTTTTCTGTGTGCGCATGAGGCGCAGTGGGGATACGGATTTTTGCCAATGTGCCATCTGGTAGGGAGTGCAGTTGAATCTGTCCATGGTGAGAATCAATAATCCGTTTCACGATGGCCAACCCTAATCCGGTGCCCTTAGCCTTAGTGGTAAAAAATGGTTCGAAGACTTTATTAGTTAAACATGGATCAATAGATTTGCCGTTATTTTCAATCTCAATAAGAAGTTCGGTGTTGGAATCTGTGATCATGATGTTTGAAGCGATGGATACGCGAGCTAGCGACGTGTCTTTCGTGTTTGCTGCTTGCATGGCATTGTGCAGTATATTTTGCAGCGCTTGACGTAACTTGACTGGGTCCGCGTAGACAGTAGGCAAGTTAGGCTGCATAGCCGTAACTAATTGAATGCCTTCTTTGTTCGCCACTTTTTGTTGGCTTGCGATAATCGTTTCCAAGAGTTTGTTAATGTCGAGCCACTCAGGTTGAAAGAGTTCAGGTTTTGAGTATGACAATAGGTCCTCCATGATGGCTTCCATATAACGCACTTGTTCTAACGAAATGGCAAACATCTCATCATCGGATTTTCTAGCGTTGATTTGTAATACCATTTTTATCGAACTTAGTGGGTTTCGTAAGTCGTGAGCAATCATGTTTACAACCTTACCTACCGCCGCTAACTTTTCATGTTGCAAGCGCCGTTGAGTTTGTTTATCTACTTCTTTTAATAGGCGTTTTTCTTCACTGATATCTTGTTTAACTGCGACATAATATAAGGTGTTGTTTTCCGAATCTTTTACCGGGGAAATATGAGCTCGTTCCCAATAGAGCTGACCATTTTTTTTTCGGTTATGAAACTCGCCTCGCCACTCCTTGCCTTGTTCCAGGTTATGCCACAACTTCTGGTATTCATTTTCGTCCATTTCACCGGACTGAAGAAATTTAGGAGTAAGCCCCATCACTTCTTGATGGCTATAGCCTGTCAGCTGGCAAAAAACTGGGTTTACATAAACAATCTTGCCACTAAGGTCGGTGATCATGACGGAGTTTTGGCTTTGTTCCACCGCATGACTGAGCTGCTGAAGTTGATCTTGAGCCATTTTTTGTTCGGTAACGTCTTGGCCAAGTAAGGTTAGATTGATTACGTTATCGTTCGATTCAGTGAAGGTTGATGTCCAAGAAACAAGGTGGATTTCGCCAGACTTGCTGACGACAACACTTTCACTATGAGGTTGATGAGTTTGTCTTTTTATTGCCTCGCTTAGTGCTTCTGATGCTTGAACTTGCAGTTCTTTAGGAATAAATCGCTCTATCCAGTTGTGGCCAATGACTTCATGACGTTCGAAGCCAACCATTTGAAGGAAAAAGTCGTTACAAAAAGTGATCGTGCTGTCTGTATTTATGCTCACGGCAGCCAAGTGGATGTTTTCTAGTGTATGTCTAAATTGTTGTTCATAGCGCCGTTGCTGGCGCAGCACGCGGGTTTGTACTCTGTAACGACTAAACACGGTTGCTGCGATAGAAATGAAAATTAACAAGGTGATGTAAAACCACGTGTATTTTTTTGAAAATGCCAATCGAGAGAGGTTAAAACGATCAATTGGAAAGGTCGAAATTACGATCCATTCGCCATTGTTGGGTGCGTTTACTTTCGTAAAAGTGTAGTAATTATCGCCTCGTAGGAATTGCCCATCATGGCTGGCTTTAATGGTTGATAAACTGCCAGAGTCGATCTCTTGGTTGGTCGTAAACTGAAAATCGGAATTGATGTTATCTGATGGATGAATGACAGCCAAACCCTGAGGGTTAATTAGGTAGAGGTGGTTGATAAAGCTCGGTGCAATTGTGAATAACTTATTGATTAATTGGC
This DNA window, taken from Vibrio tapetis subsp. tapetis, encodes the following:
- a CDS encoding superoxide dismutase; translated protein: MSHQFPELPYGYSALEPYIDAKTMEVHYSKHHRTYFDKFTAAIAGSELESQSLTDIFANISKHSPAVRNNGGGYYNHILYWNCMSASPQSEPSGKLASEIERTFGELEAFKRQFSDAAINTFGSGFAWLVVVDGELQITSTSNQDNPLMDVAAVKGTPILALDVWEHAYYISYQNRRPDYINAWWQVVDWKAVEAHYQAAL
- a CDS encoding ABC transporter ATP-binding protein codes for the protein MSPILTVKDLSISFSTNDGQVDAVKNVNFTLNKGETLAIVGESGSGKSVSTSAVMRLLPHNAIVSERSSVHFNDTSLLDLPENKMRDFRGNRIGMIFQEPMTSLNPYMRVGVQVAEALTCHKKVSNSQAKKRVLELFDLVHLPEPEQAYTKYPHEFSGGQLQRIMIAMALMNEPDILVADEPTTALDVTVQGEVLNLIKEIQQKMGMAILFITHDLSVVKHFADRVIVMCKGDVVETGETQALFSAPQHEYTEMLINSIPKGGKDPAVTTDKPLLSAQDIRVKFLIKPAFLHKKAVHFEAVKGISLDLKQGETLGIVGESGSGKSTLGRALIGLLPSSGNIQFKGQDLATLSNKERFTLKKDIQMVFQDPYGSLSPRMTVGDIITEGLTVHQPHLSKQERLQRARVALEEVRLEPSSINRYPHEFSGGQRQRIAIARALILEPSFMLLDEPTSALDRSVQLTVIDLLKDIQKRRQIGFLFISHDLSVVKALSDRVMVMQKGQVMEEGTAENIFRFPKHDYTKKLINASFDLEALSEPTEVVA
- a CDS encoding sigma-54-dependent transcriptional regulator — its product is MSKLLIVDDDHGISRTLQLHFQSMSHQVEVANCVDDGVELARNFQPDVIILDIRMEGKSGLEGIPEFKQCCKDCRIIMITAFHDMDSTIAAMQQGADEYIHKPIDIDELDDAVNTALEYQATNAQEGISIPDTFGHSMVGSSHAMKEIYKTIGRVALTNASIMITGESGTGKEMVARAIHNAGRPKTAPFVAINCAALVENLLESEMFGHKKGAFTGALSDQVGKFELASDGTLFLDEVGELAPQIQAKLLRVLQEKEFTPLGSKIPHTSSARIISATNVNLEQAIVDKAFREDLFYRLQVVQVHIPPLRERKEDLEDLIPALLSRANKELGTQVSKVSLDAMKKLCDYHWPGNVRELENTLTKAVALCPGDTLTAELFDSLRIEEKEPLNSNADASNLSLQDIEYNHVNSVLKNVDGHKGKACEILKISRPKLQRILERQDEIAQKTQI
- a CDS encoding PAS domain S-box protein; translated protein: MSAKTHKPTARVYINELLLWLLPAYIALAIIITGHYLLSVQNDQQFALRNEQVIVNLIEEVLGETLTRMSSDAKNLSYVTRQIQELHGDSPHSLVAYFKQLSENNASYDQIRYIDAHGMERLRINNINGNVSVVEQSQLQNKSHRYYWQRTKNLEDGMVYISPMDLNIEGGIVEQPLNPTIRVGTPVFSGTGKLTGAIILNYKGRQLINKLFTIAPSFINHLYLINPQGLAVIHPSDNINSDFQFTTNQEIDSGSLSTIKASHDGQFLRGDNYYTFTKVNAPNNGEWIVISTFPIDRFNLSRLAFSKKYTWFYITLLIFISIAATVFSRYRVQTRVLRQQRRYEQQFRHTLENIHLAAVSINTDSTITFCNDFFLQMVGFERHEVIGHNWIERFIPKELQVQASEALSEAIKRQTHQPHSESVVVSKSGEIHLVSWTSTFTESNDNVINLTLLGQDVTEQKMAQDQLQQLSHAVEQSQNSVMITDLSGKIVYVNPVFCQLTGYSHQEVMGLTPKFLQSGEMDENEYQKLWHNLEQGKEWRGEFHNRKKNGQLYWERAHISPVKDSENNTLYYVAVKQDISEEKRLLKEVDKQTQRRLQHEKLAAVGKVVNMIAHDLRNPLSSIKMVLQINARKSDDEMFAISLEQVRYMEAIMEDLLSYSKPELFQPEWLDINKLLETIIASQQKVANKEGIQLVTAMQPNLPTVYADPVKLRQALQNILHNAMQAANTKDTSLARVSIASNIMITDSNTELLIEIENNGKSIDPCLTNKVFEPFFTTKAKGTGLGLAIVKRIIDSHHGQIQLHSLPDGTLAKIRIPTAPHAHTEKQEVISL